CTCCTCGGGCAACTTCTTATACTCAGGGTCTCCACGCGGGTTAAGGAAACCATGCAGTATGTCAGAGCACTCCCTGAGCCATCAGGCGTATATCGCCATCAAGAACCGGATCATTAAGCGTGAGTATCGGCGTGATAGCTATACCTCTGAGAATCAGCTGGTTGAAGAACTGGGCATGAGCCGCACGCCGATTCGAGAGGCGCTGCATCAGCTGCAAAGCGAAGGTTTGCTCAAAATCATTCCGCGCAAAGGAATTCTTATCCAGCAACTCTCCCTTAAAGAGATCCGCGATTACTATGATTTACGTTTAGCCATTGAGCTACAGGCGCTGCGGCAGTTGCAGGGTTATCTGACTGAGGAGCATTTTCATCCGCTGGAGCAGTTAATTAGCAGACAGCAGGATGCGCTAGAGCATCAGGCCTATGACCGCTGGCTCGAGGAAGACAAAAGCTTCCATCGTTATCTGATGTCACTGACCAACAATGACGTTTTTCTCGAGCTGTCCGACAATATTCGTCAGCGCGTGTATTATCAGCCCGATCCTTTACGCCGCCACGCTTATTACACGGCATCCACCGAGGAGCATCGAGCTATTGTGGCCGCCCTGAGAAATCAGGACATTGCTCTGGCGGAGCGACTGATGACCACACACATTCTGCGTGGCCGGGAAAAAGCAGTGTCCGGGTAACCCTTCGAGTTAAAAAAAGCCCCGTCAGATACCTGACGGGGCTTTTTTATCACTGTGCAGGCGGCTTCCCGCCTGGACAAAGGCTTACTTAGTTGGACGCAGAGCCGGGAACAGAATAACGTCGCGAATGGTATGGCTGTTGGTGAACAGCATAACCATACGGTCGATACCGATGCCCAGACCCGCCGTTGGCGGCAGGCCGTGCTCCAGGGCGGTGACGTAGTCTTCGTCGAAGAACATTGCTTCGTCGTCGCCGGCGTCTTTCGCGGCAACCTGGTCAGCAAAGCGCTGGGCCTGGTCTTCCGCGTCGTTCAGCTCGGAGAAGCCGTTCCCGATTTCACGGCCACCGATGAAGAACTCAAAGCGGTCGGTGATTTCCGGGTTTTCGTCGTTACGACGCGCCAGCGGAGAGACTTCAGCCGGGTATTCGGTGATGAAGGTCGGCTGAATCAGGTGGCTTTCCGCAACTTCTTCGAAGATCTCGGTCACGACGCGGCCCAGACCCCAGCTCTTCTCGATTTTAATGCCGATGGACTGAGCGATAGCCACCGCTTTGTCCATGTCGTCGAGATCGGCCAGGTTAGTTTCTGGACGGTGCTTTTTGATAGCCTCACGCATGGTGAGCTTTTCAAACGGCTTGCCGAAGTCGAAGGTTTCTTCGCCGTACTGCACTTCGGTGGTGCCCAGAACGTCCTGCGCCAGGGTGCGGAACAGAGATTCAGTCAGCTCAATCAGATCTTTGTAGTCCGCGTAAGCCATATAGAGTTCCATCATGGTGAACTCAGGGTTATGGCGCGGCGAGATGCCTTCGTTACGGAAGTTACGGTTGATCTCGAAGACGCGGTCGAAACCACCCACCACCAGGCGCTTCAGATACAGCTCTGGCGCGATACGCAGGTACATGTCGATGTCCAGCGCGTTATGGTGCGTGATGAACGGACGAGCGGATGCGCCGCCTGGGATCACCTGCATCATTGGCGTTTCCACTTCCATAAAGTCACGGCCAACCATGAACTGACGGATGCCGGCCATAATTTTCGAGCGAACTTTAAAGGTGTTGCGGGACTCATCGTTAGCGATCAGGTCCAGGTAACGCTGGCGGTAACGGGTTTCCTGATCGGCCAGGCCGTGGAATTTGTCCGGCAGCGGACGCAGCGCCTTGGTCAGCAGACGCAGTTCAGTACAGTGAATGGACAGCTCGCCAGTTTTGGTTTTGAACAGCTTGCCGCGCGCGCCCAGGATATCGCCCAGGTCCCACTTTTTGAACTGATCGTTGTAGATGCCTTCCGCCAGGTCGTCGCGGGACACATACAGCTGAATACGGCCACCGACGTCCTGCAGAGTCACGAAGGAGGCTTTACCCATGATACGGCGGGTCATCATACGGCCAGCAACGCTTACCTCAACGCCGAGGTCTTCCAGCTCTTCGTTCTCTTTCGCATCGAAGTCAGCGTGCAGTTGGTCTGAGGTATGATCGCGGCGGAAATCGTTCGGGAATGGGATACCCTGCTCACGCAGAGCCACCAGCTTCTCACGGCGCGCTTTCAGTTCATTGTTAAGATCGGCTGCTGCGTCAACGCCCTGTGCTTGTTGTTCAGACATGTTGGTTCCTCATAACCCTGCTTTCAAACTTGCTTCGATAAATTTGTCCAGATCGCCGTCCAGCACCGCCTGCGTGTTGCGGGTTTCAACCCCGGTGCGCAGATCTTTAATGCGGGAGTCGTCGAGGACGTAAGAACGAATCTGGCTGCCCCAGCCGATATCCGATTTGTTGTCTTCCATGGCCTGCTTCTCAGCATTCTTTTTCTGCATTTCCAGCTCGTACAGCTTCGCCTTCATCTGCTTCATCGCCTGGTCTTTGTTCTTGTGCTGAGAACGGTCATTCTGGCACTGGGTCACGGTGCCGGTTGGAATGTGGGTAATACGTACCGCAGATTCCGTACGGTTAACGTGCTGGCCGCCCGCGCCGGATGCGCGATAAACGTCAATGCGCAGGTCCGCCGGGTTGATGTCGATATCAATGTCGTCGTCCACTTCCGGATAAACAAACGCGGAGCTGAACGAGGTATGGCGGCGGCCACCGGAGTCAAACGGACTCTTACGCACCAGGCGGTGAACGCCGGTTTCGGTACGCAGCCAGCCAAAGGCATAGTCACCCTGAATGCGAATGGTCACGGACTTGATGCCCGCCACTTCGCCTTCGGACTCTTCAATGATTTCAGTTTTGAAACCGCGAGCTTCTGCCCAGCGCAGGTACATACGCTCCAGCATGCTTGCCCAGTCCTGCGCTTCAGTACCGCCGGAACCGGCCTGGATGTCGATGTAGCAGTCGGCGCTGTCATAAGTACCGGAGAACATACGGCGGAATTCAAGCTGCGCCAGTTTGGCGTCCAGCAATTCCAGCTCGGCAACGGCCTCGTTAAAGGTCTCTTCGTCGTCGGCCTCTACCGCCAGCTCCAGCAAGCCGGAAACGTCTTCCAGGCCTTGAGACATCTGGTCTAAAGTGTCGACAATCGCTTCCAGCGAGGAACGCTCTTTACCCAGCGCCTGTGCGCGTTCAGGTTCGTTCCAGACATCGGGCTGTTCCAGCTCGGCGTTTACTTCTTCGAGGCGCTCTTTCTTGGCATCGTAGTCAAAGATACCCCCTAAGAACGTCGCTGCGCTCTGTGAGGTCCTGGATGCGGCTTTTTACCGGGTTAATTTCAAACATGCTTAATTTCTTATGTTGATTTCAGAAGATGAAATGCGATCGTAAACCGGAAAGTTTACCGGATTTACGCCGCATTTTGTAGCATTCTCCCTGACATATAGCCAAGTAATTAACGCTGCAGCCGCGTTGAGAATGCAGGCTAGATTGGCCAGAGATGATCAATCAAAAGCTGCACGCTTCGGTTGCCGCGAAACTCGTTCACATCCAGCTTGTAGGCCAGCTCAACCTCGCGCACGCCGTTGTCCGGCCAGCGGGTGGTATCCACGTTAAAGGCAATGCCGTCCAGCAGCGGGCCACCGCCGACAGGCTCCACCATGACCTTCAGATGGCGCTCGCCCACCAGGCGCTGCTGGAGAATGCGGAACTTGCCGTCAAACAGCGGCTCCGGGAACATTTGCCCCCACGGGCCGGCATCTCTGAGCATCTCCGCCACTTCGAGCGTCATCTCCTGAGCAGACAGCGGGCCATCAGACCAGATCTCCCCCTGCAGCAACGCCGGATCCAGCCACTCACCGACCAGGTCGCCAAAGCGCTGACGGAACTCCTCAAAACGCGACTCTTCCAGCGACAGACCAGCGGCCATCGCGTGCCCGCCGAATTTCAGCATCATGCCCGGATAGAGCGTGTCCAGACGCTCTAAGGCATCGCGCATGTGCAGCCCCTGCACCGAGCGGCCGGAACCTTTTAGCGTGCCGTCTCCCGCAGGCGCAAACGCGATTACCGGCCGGTGGAAACGTTCTTTTATTCGCGAGGCAAGTATGCCAACCACGCCCTGATGCCACTCCGGGTGATACATCGCCAGCCCGTAAGGCAGCACTTCGCTGCTGCGCTCCAGTTGTTCGCAAAGGGTTAGCGCCTCAACCTGCATACCTTGTTCAATCTCTTTCCGCGTCTGATTCAGCGCGTCCAGCTCATTAGCCAGCATACGTGCTTCGCCGATATTTTCGCTGAGCAACAATGCGACGCCAACTGACATATCATCCAGCCGGCCTGCGGCGTTCAGACGCGGCCCCAGCGCAAAGCCGAGATCGCTGGCGGCGATCTTTTGCGGCTCTCGGTTGGCCACTTCCAGCAGGGCGCGAATACCGGGGCGGCATTTAGCCGCGCGGATACGGCTTAGGCCTTGCCAGGTCAGAATGCGATTGTTGGCATCCAGAGGCACGACGTCCGCCACGGTGCCCAGCGCGACTAAATCGAGCAGTTCGGCAAGGTTCGGAATGGCCAGTCCACGCTGTTCGAACCAGCCTTTGTCACGCAGATGCGTGCGTAACGCCAGCATCAAATAAAACGCGACGCCAACGCCGGCCAGGGATTTCGATGGAAACGCGCAGTCGGCGAGATTCGGGTTAATGATGGCTTCAGCGGCGGGGAGCGTTTCCCCCGGCAGGTGGTGATCGGTCACCAGCACCGGGATCCCCAGCGCATGGGCGCGCTCAACGCCCGCATGGGATGAAATACCGTTGTCAACGGTCATTATCATCTGCGCGCCGCGAGCATGGGCCTGATCGACCACTTCCGGGCTAAGCCCATAGCCATCTTCAAAGCGGTTCGGCACCAGGTAGCCAATATTTTCAGCCCCCATGCTGCGTAGCGCCAAAACGCTTAGCGCCGTGCTGGTTGCCCCATCGGCATCAAAATCACCGACAACGATAATGCGCAGACCTTCGCGAAAAGCGTTGTAAAGCATGACGACTGCCCGGTCGATGCCGCTGAGCTGCTGCCACGGCAGCATCCCTTTTACGCCGCGCTCCAGATCTTGCTCGCCACGCACGCCCCGGCTGGCG
This Klebsiella michiganensis DNA region includes the following protein-coding sequences:
- a CDS encoding peptide chain release factor 2 (catalyzes the release of newly synthesized polypeptide chains at the stop codons UAA and UGA), giving the protein MSQGLEDVSGLLELAVEADDEETFNEAVAELELLDAKLAQLEFRRMFSGTYDSADCYIDIQAGSGGTEAQDWASMLERMYLRWAEARGFKTEIIEESEGEVAGIKSVTIRIQGDYAFGWLRTETGVHRLVRKSPFDSGGRRHTSFSSAFVYPEVDDDIDIDINPADLRIDVYRASGAGGQHVNRTESAVRITHIPTGTVTQCQNDRSQHKNKDQAMKQMKAKLYELEMQKKNAEKQAMEDNKSDIGWGSQIRSYVLDDSRIKDLRTGVETRNTQAVLDGDLDKFIEASLKAGL
- a CDS encoding GntR family transcriptional regulator, encoding MSEHSLSHQAYIAIKNRIIKREYRRDSYTSENQLVEELGMSRTPIREALHQLQSEGLLKIIPRKGILIQQLSLKEIRDYYDLRLAIELQALRQLQGYLTEEHFHPLEQLISRQQDALEHQAYDRWLEEDKSFHRYLMSLTNNDVFLELSDNIRQRVYYQPDPLRRHAYYTASTEEHRAIVAALRNQDIALAERLMTTHILRGREKAVSG
- the lysS gene encoding lysine--tRNA ligase (class II; LysRS2; catalyzes a two-step reaction, first charging a lysine molecule by linking its carboxyl group to the alpha-phosphate of ATP, followed by transfer of the aminoacyl-adenylate to its tRNA; in Methanosarcina barkeri, LysRS2 charges both tRNA molecules for lysine that exist in this organism and in addition can charge the tRNAPyl with lysine in the presence of LysRS1); protein product: MSEQQAQGVDAAADLNNELKARREKLVALREQGIPFPNDFRRDHTSDQLHADFDAKENEELEDLGVEVSVAGRMMTRRIMGKASFVTLQDVGGRIQLYVSRDDLAEGIYNDQFKKWDLGDILGARGKLFKTKTGELSIHCTELRLLTKALRPLPDKFHGLADQETRYRQRYLDLIANDESRNTFKVRSKIMAGIRQFMVGRDFMEVETPMMQVIPGGASARPFITHHNALDIDMYLRIAPELYLKRLVVGGFDRVFEINRNFRNEGISPRHNPEFTMMELYMAYADYKDLIELTESLFRTLAQDVLGTTEVQYGEETFDFGKPFEKLTMREAIKKHRPETNLADLDDMDKAVAIAQSIGIKIEKSWGLGRVVTEIFEEVAESHLIQPTFITEYPAEVSPLARRNDENPEITDRFEFFIGGREIGNGFSELNDAEDQAQRFADQVAAKDAGDDEAMFFDEDYVTALEHGLPPTAGLGIGIDRMVMLFTNSHTIRDVILFPALRPTK
- a CDS encoding ssDNA exonuclease RecJ (5'-3' single-stranded-DNA-specific exonuclease) is translated as MKQQTQLRRRVVDSSVALPATLPPLLQRLYASRGVRGEQDLERGVKGMLPWQQLSGIDRAVVMLYNAFREGLRIIVVGDFDADGATSTALSVLALRSMGAENIGYLVPNRFEDGYGLSPEVVDQAHARGAQMIMTVDNGISSHAGVERAHALGIPVLVTDHHLPGETLPAAEAIINPNLADCAFPSKSLAGVGVAFYLMLALRTHLRDKGWFEQRGLAIPNLAELLDLVALGTVADVVPLDANNRILTWQGLSRIRAAKCRPGIRALLEVANREPQKIAASDLGFALGPRLNAAGRLDDMSVGVALLLSENIGEARMLANELDALNQTRKEIEQGMQVEALTLCEQLERSSEVLPYGLAMYHPEWHQGVVGILASRIKERFHRPVIAFAPAGDGTLKGSGRSVQGLHMRDALERLDTLYPGMMLKFGGHAMAAGLSLEESRFEEFRQRFGDLVGEWLDPALLQGEIWSDGPLSAQEMTLEVAEMLRDAGPWGQMFPEPLFDGKFRILQQRLVGERHLKVMVEPVGGGPLLDGIAFNVDTTRWPDNGVREVELAYKLDVNEFRGNRSVQLLIDHLWPI